The following proteins are co-located in the Pseudodesulfovibrio alkaliphilus genome:
- a CDS encoding cytochrome ubiquinol oxidase subunit I codes for MDVLMLSRLQFAAATMFHFLFVPLTLGLSVLIACMETAYVRTGNKTYQKMAKFWGKIFLVNFALGVVTGITLEFQFGTNWSRYSAFVGDIFGSLLAIEATAAFFLESTFIGVWHFGWNKLSAKAHAIVAWLIALASNLSAIWILLANGFMQDPTGYVIRNGRAELTDFLAVVTNPFGWYQFFHVIPGALCLGGFFVMGVAAWHLIRESHVEFFQKSFAVGAGVALVFSVFTVVEGHFHGNHMSQVQPAKLAAMESHWETQRNAPLYLLVVPGKEGNLVEALPIPGALSFLAYNDVNAEVVGLNDIPKEDRPPVLLTFLGFRVMVGIGTLLPVLALFGWVMRNKLTRYPLYLKILPWCIPLPYIAMQAGWVLAEVGRQPWIVYGLMRTSDAVSPVTTGTVAFSFILMCLLYTLLGAAGIWLMVRLAKKGPEDHTPIQVKAA; via the coding sequence ATGGATGTGCTTATGCTTTCGCGGCTGCAATTCGCGGCGGCAACCATGTTTCATTTTCTCTTCGTCCCGCTGACGCTGGGGCTGTCGGTGCTCATCGCCTGCATGGAGACCGCCTATGTACGCACGGGCAACAAGACCTATCAGAAAATGGCCAAATTCTGGGGCAAGATATTTCTGGTCAACTTCGCTCTGGGCGTGGTCACGGGCATCACCCTGGAGTTCCAGTTCGGCACCAACTGGTCGCGCTACTCCGCCTTTGTGGGCGACATCTTCGGCTCGCTGCTGGCCATTGAGGCCACGGCGGCCTTTTTCCTCGAATCCACCTTCATCGGCGTATGGCACTTCGGGTGGAACAAGCTCTCGGCCAAGGCGCACGCCATCGTGGCCTGGCTCATTGCCCTGGCCTCCAACCTCTCGGCCATCTGGATCCTCCTGGCCAACGGCTTCATGCAGGACCCCACCGGCTATGTCATCCGCAACGGCCGGGCCGAGCTGACCGACTTCCTCGCCGTGGTCACCAACCCCTTCGGCTGGTACCAATTCTTCCACGTCATTCCCGGAGCGCTCTGCCTGGGAGGCTTCTTCGTCATGGGGGTCGCCGCCTGGCACCTCATCCGCGAGAGTCATGTGGAGTTCTTTCAGAAGTCCTTTGCCGTGGGCGCGGGCGTGGCCCTGGTCTTCTCGGTCTTCACCGTGGTGGAGGGCCACTTCCACGGCAACCACATGTCCCAGGTCCAACCCGCCAAGCTGGCGGCCATGGAGTCCCACTGGGAAACCCAGCGCAACGCGCCCCTGTACCTGCTGGTCGTTCCCGGCAAGGAAGGCAATCTGGTGGAGGCCCTGCCCATTCCCGGAGCCTTGAGCTTCCTGGCCTACAACGACGTCAACGCCGAGGTGGTCGGTCTGAACGACATTCCCAAGGAGGACCGTCCGCCCGTCCTCCTGACCTTTCTCGGGTTCCGGGTCATGGTGGGCATCGGCACGTTGCTGCCGGTACTTGCCCTGTTCGGCTGGGTCATGCGCAACAAGCTGACACGCTATCCCCTCTACCTGAAAATCCTGCCCTGGTGCATCCCCCTGCCCTACATCGCCATGCAGGCGGGCTGGGTGCTGGCCGAGGTAGGCCGTCAGCCGTGGATCGTCTATGGGCTCATGCGCACCTCGGACGCGGTGTCTCCGGTCACTACCGGGACCGTGGCCTTTTCCTTCATCCTGATGTGCCTGCTCTACACCCTGCTGGGCGCGGCGGGCATCTGGCTGATGGTCCGGCTGGCCAAGAAGGGTCCCGAAGACCATACCCCCATTCAGGTCAAGGCCGCTTAA
- a CDS encoding WbuC family cupin fold metalloprotein, whose protein sequence is MSEDNKDFPTAVAAPEGDIVPLTLTMVGNLLAMSRQSPRKRVVQRLHKTLDAGTHRMFNALQPGTYIPPHRHLHPVKSETILVISGSVLFVRFTEDGGIADHTLLQPGTESFGVDVAPHVYHTYVALKPDTLIFEVKDGPFEKERDKDIPAWAPAEDAQEAEAYMLGMLKDLSERATAQADAAKAEAEGNAAGEKERDRNDEA, encoded by the coding sequence ATGAGTGAAGACAACAAGGACTTTCCCACGGCAGTGGCCGCGCCCGAAGGCGACATCGTCCCCCTGACCCTGACCATGGTGGGCAACCTGCTGGCCATGTCGCGACAGAGCCCGCGAAAGCGGGTGGTCCAGAGGCTGCACAAGACGCTTGACGCGGGCACACACCGCATGTTCAACGCGCTCCAGCCCGGCACCTACATCCCCCCCCACCGCCATCTGCACCCGGTCAAGAGCGAGACCATCCTGGTCATCTCCGGCTCGGTGCTCTTTGTGCGCTTCACCGAGGACGGCGGCATCGCCGACCATACCCTGCTCCAGCCCGGCACCGAGAGCTTCGGCGTGGACGTGGCTCCCCATGTCTACCACACCTATGTGGCGCTCAAGCCCGACACCCTGATCTTCGAGGTCAAGGACGGCCCCTTCGAAAAGGAAAGGGACAAGGACATTCCGGCCTGGGCTCCGGCCGAGGATGCCCAAGAGGCCGAGGCGTACATGCTGGGTATGCTCAAGGATCTGTCCGAGCGGGCAACGGCCCAGGCCGACGCGGCAAAGGCCGAGGCGGAGGGCAACGCCGCCGGAGAAAAAGAACGGGACAGGAACGACGAAGCCTGA
- a CDS encoding ATP-dependent 6-phosphofructokinase — MKTSQEKLVAPAETAIDRVGEAKINNPLSLGRFVDEDEAVLVHISRSNVELQGKGGSKRRAFFEPAGPRSRVYYDPSKTKCAIVTCGGLCPGLNDVIRAIVMTAVHEYRVPSVLGIRFGLAGFIPEEGHDIVELTPERVSRIHEFGGTFLGSSRGPQDPEAIVDALERMNVSILFMIGGDGTMRAASAVIREVVKRRLSISVVGLPKTIDNDIDFASPSFGFDTAVETATMAIKGAHVEATGAPWGIGLVKVMGRDAGFIAAQSALACQAVNFVLIPEAPFDLLGEKGFLAALDSRMKRRGNAVIVVAEGAGQDLLDQTSRTDASGNKILGDIGGLLKGEILAHFKAQGIDATLKYIDPSYIVRSVPANANDRIYCSFLGINAVHAAMAGRTNLVISRWNGRYVHIPIDLVTRGKKRILTDSNYWRAVLESTGQPATMRND, encoded by the coding sequence ATGAAAACCAGTCAGGAAAAACTCGTTGCCCCGGCCGAGACCGCCATCGACCGGGTGGGCGAGGCCAAGATCAACAACCCCTTGAGCCTGGGCCGGTTCGTGGACGAGGACGAGGCCGTGCTGGTCCACATCTCGCGGTCCAATGTGGAACTGCAAGGCAAGGGCGGCAGCAAACGGCGCGCTTTTTTCGAACCGGCCGGCCCCCGAAGCAGGGTCTACTACGATCCCAGCAAGACCAAGTGCGCCATCGTCACCTGCGGCGGCCTGTGCCCCGGCCTCAACGATGTCATCCGCGCCATCGTCATGACAGCGGTCCATGAGTACCGTGTGCCCTCGGTGCTGGGCATCCGCTTCGGCCTGGCAGGCTTCATCCCCGAGGAGGGGCACGACATCGTGGAGCTGACGCCCGAACGCGTCAGCCGCATCCACGAGTTCGGCGGCACCTTCCTGGGCAGCTCGCGTGGGCCTCAGGACCCGGAAGCCATCGTGGACGCCCTGGAGCGCATGAACGTGTCCATCCTCTTCATGATCGGCGGCGACGGGACCATGCGCGCAGCCAGCGCCGTGATCCGCGAGGTGGTCAAGCGCCGCCTCTCCATCAGCGTGGTCGGCCTGCCCAAGACCATTGACAACGACATCGACTTCGCCTCGCCTTCCTTTGGCTTTGACACGGCCGTGGAAACCGCCACCATGGCCATCAAGGGGGCTCATGTGGAGGCCACAGGCGCCCCCTGGGGCATCGGTCTGGTCAAGGTCATGGGACGCGACGCGGGCTTCATCGCCGCCCAGAGCGCCCTGGCCTGCCAGGCGGTCAACTTCGTGCTCATCCCCGAGGCCCCCTTCGACCTCCTCGGAGAGAAGGGATTCCTGGCTGCCCTGGATTCGCGGATGAAGCGGCGCGGCAACGCGGTCATCGTGGTGGCCGAGGGCGCTGGCCAGGACCTGCTCGACCAGACCAGCCGGACCGACGCCTCGGGCAACAAGATCCTCGGCGACATCGGCGGGCTGCTCAAAGGCGAGATCCTCGCTCATTTCAAGGCCCAGGGAATCGATGCGACCCTCAAATACATCGACCCGAGCTACATCGTCCGCTCGGTACCAGCCAACGCCAACGACCGCATATACTGCTCGTTTCTCGGCATCAATGCGGTCCATGCGGCCATGGCCGGGCGCACCAACCTCGTCATCTCACGCTGGAACGGCCGCTATGTGCACATCCCCATTGATCTGGTCACCCGGGGCAAGAAACGCATCCTGACCGATTCCAACTACTGGCGGGCCGTGCTCGAATCCACCGGCCAACCCGCCACCATGAGGAACGATTGA
- a CDS encoding zinc metalloprotease HtpX: MTSNIKTLLFLGLLTGLLLFLGGLMGGRTGLVLAFGFAMVMNVGSYWYSDRIVLKMYKARDLSRGDAPHIHAVVEEMAARAGIPKPRIALIPQDAPNAFATGRNPENAVVAVTRGIVAILNPDELKGVLGHELGHIANRDILIQTVAAVLAGAIVFIANMLQWTAIFGIGRSDGERGNPLAAIALAILAPIAAAMIQMAISRSREYLADEAGARLSGDPLHLAGALGKLDAAAERVPLQGSPATENMFIVSPFRGSGASSLFATHPPVAERIARLRAMAGRGR; this comes from the coding sequence ATGACGAGCAACATAAAGACCCTACTCTTCCTTGGTCTGCTGACCGGCCTGCTGCTCTTCCTCGGTGGCCTCATGGGCGGGCGCACCGGGCTTGTCCTCGCCTTTGGCTTTGCCATGGTCATGAACGTGGGCAGCTACTGGTACTCGGACAGGATCGTCCTGAAGATGTACAAGGCCCGGGATCTTTCGCGGGGCGACGCACCCCACATCCACGCCGTGGTCGAGGAGATGGCCGCCCGGGCGGGCATCCCCAAGCCCCGCATCGCGCTGATTCCCCAGGACGCGCCCAACGCCTTTGCCACGGGGCGCAACCCGGAGAACGCCGTGGTGGCCGTGACCCGTGGCATCGTGGCCATCCTCAATCCCGACGAGCTCAAGGGCGTGCTCGGCCACGAGTTGGGCCACATCGCCAACCGCGACATCCTTATCCAGACCGTGGCCGCCGTGCTGGCCGGGGCCATTGTCTTCATCGCCAATATGCTTCAGTGGACGGCCATCTTCGGCATCGGCCGCAGCGACGGGGAGCGGGGCAACCCCCTGGCGGCCATCGCCCTGGCCATCCTGGCGCCCATTGCCGCTGCCATGATCCAGATGGCCATCTCGCGCTCACGCGAGTATCTGGCCGACGAGGCCGGGGCACGCCTCAGCGGCGACCCGCTCCATCTGGCCGGGGCCCTGGGCAAGCTCGACGCCGCTGCCGAGCGCGTACCCCTGCAGGGCAGCCCTGCCACGGAGAACATGTTCATCGTCAGCCCGTTCCGGGGCAGCGGGGCGTCCTCGCTGTTCGCCACGCATCCGCCAGTGGCCGAGCGCATCGCCCGGCTGCGGGCCATGGCCGGGAGGGGGCGCTAA
- a CDS encoding Hsp20/alpha crystallin family protein, protein MGKGNAPPWAEMAGLGAANRADRGGVGRCWVPAADVLECADRVVIVVELPGISLEDVTVEVRGQDLWVHGTAPGRTEGVVRHHVVERAVGPFARRFALAGLCAGAGESVGGEISAVFRGGLLTVTLLKSRSARRRIPVD, encoded by the coding sequence ATGGGCAAGGGAAACGCGCCCCCCTGGGCGGAGATGGCGGGACTCGGGGCCGCAAACCGGGCGGATCGCGGGGGCGTGGGACGCTGCTGGGTTCCTGCGGCCGATGTACTGGAGTGCGCCGACAGGGTGGTCATTGTCGTGGAGTTGCCGGGTATCAGCCTTGAGGATGTGACCGTGGAGGTGCGAGGCCAGGATCTCTGGGTCCACGGGACAGCGCCAGGTCGAACGGAAGGGGTGGTGCGCCATCACGTCGTGGAGCGGGCCGTGGGGCCTTTTGCCCGTCGTTTCGCCTTGGCCGGCCTGTGCGCCGGGGCCGGTGAGAGCGTGGGCGGCGAGATCTCGGCCGTGTTCCGGGGCGGATTGCTCACCGTAACCCTGTTGAAGTCCCGTTCCGCCCGCCGCCGGATTCCCGTGGATTGA
- a CDS encoding polysaccharide deacetylase family protein has protein sequence MVAELFTPLLDELDVWSRAGVVAGLWWRDDDAAAPSPALERLTRLGADHGVACGLAVIPARTGIGLRDHVLGAPGLLVLQHGYAHANHAPPGNGAWELGPHRPMAEILAELRSGMRTLGDLFGERFVPTVVPPWNRMDPALLDLLPGLGFCGVSAEGGTDAPAPPPGLRRADAHCDLLTWKHGPARFAGLEKCVTSIAEHLKEKRSGRVNPDEPTGILTHHLEMDENAWGFMEDLLSATRSHPAAAWMSPAEIWPPAAQSKGRP, from the coding sequence ATGGTCGCTGAGTTGTTCACCCCGCTGCTCGATGAGCTGGATGTCTGGTCCCGCGCCGGAGTAGTGGCGGGCCTGTGGTGGCGCGACGACGACGCGGCCGCGCCCAGCCCCGCCCTGGAACGGCTGACGCGCCTGGGCGCGGACCACGGCGTGGCCTGCGGGCTGGCCGTTATCCCGGCCAGAACGGGAATTGGGCTGCGCGACCATGTGCTGGGTGCGCCCGGTCTGCTGGTACTCCAGCATGGCTACGCCCACGCCAACCACGCGCCGCCGGGCAACGGGGCCTGGGAGCTTGGCCCGCATCGGCCCATGGCCGAAATTCTGGCCGAGCTGCGCTCTGGCATGCGGACCCTGGGCGACCTCTTCGGAGAGCGGTTCGTGCCGACCGTGGTGCCGCCATGGAACAGAATGGACCCGGCCCTGCTCGACCTGCTGCCCGGTCTGGGTTTTTGCGGCGTGTCGGCCGAGGGCGGGACGGATGCGCCCGCGCCACCGCCCGGACTGCGCCGGGCCGATGCCCACTGCGACCTGCTCACATGGAAACATGGGCCTGCGCGTTTCGCGGGCCTGGAAAAATGCGTGACCTCCATTGCGGAACACCTTAAGGAAAAACGGTCCGGCCGCGTGAACCCGGACGAACCCACGGGCATACTCACCCACCATCTGGAGATGGATGAAAATGCCTGGGGCTTCATGGAAGACCTGCTTTCGGCCACCCGCTCCCATCCCGCCGCCGCCTGGATGAGCCCCGCCGAGATCTGGCCGCCAGCCGCCCAATCGAAAGGAAGACCATAA
- a CDS encoding trypsin-like peptidase domain-containing protein: MDRSPRRLPAVLALVLFMAGLWAGAGDALARNQAAGADERRTPVVRAVQATSPSVVNITVARRDQPGVRSPFGDPFFDRFFGGFPGQRSGPSHNLGSGVIIDGAKGLVLTNAHVVAGGDDIAARLLDGREYVAELVGSDPDFDLAVLRLTDAQGLPQVAMGDSDDILIGETVIAIGNPFGYSHTVTTGVVSALNRPMTTERGAFGSFIQTDAAINPGNSGGPLLNIHGQLIGITTAIRAGAEGIGFAIPVNKAKLVVRELLDTGHVAPIWLGLFGQDVDQATARYFRLRSLSGLLVAEVHPDTPAAAADIRPGDIVLDFNGRELTGKDDYLARLFGVTRTETVTLTVLRDGQERGLTLRPQPLDRARALELVLARWGFELVDRQGGGAEVTRVRPGSAAAQLGLQPGDIIHQIGNRRLASGLDLLNAFLRNRMNNAVFMRVQRGRGLYHVRLTL, translated from the coding sequence ATGGACCGAAGTCCGCGTCGTCTGCCCGCGGTCCTGGCGCTGGTCCTGTTCATGGCCGGGCTGTGGGCCGGGGCGGGCGACGCTTTGGCCAGGAATCAGGCTGCCGGGGCGGACGAGCGGCGTACTCCCGTTGTCCGTGCCGTCCAGGCCACAAGCCCGTCGGTGGTCAACATCACCGTGGCCCGGCGCGACCAGCCCGGCGTACGCTCGCCCTTTGGCGATCCTTTTTTCGACAGGTTTTTCGGAGGGTTTCCCGGCCAGCGGTCCGGGCCGTCCCACAACCTCGGCTCCGGGGTGATCATCGACGGCGCCAAGGGACTGGTCCTGACCAACGCCCATGTCGTGGCCGGGGGCGACGACATTGCGGCTCGTCTGCTCGACGGCCGCGAGTACGTGGCCGAGCTGGTGGGTTCGGACCCGGACTTCGACCTTGCCGTGCTGCGGCTCACCGACGCCCAGGGACTGCCCCAGGTTGCCATGGGCGATTCCGACGACATCCTCATCGGCGAGACGGTCATCGCCATCGGCAACCCCTTTGGCTACTCCCACACCGTGACCACGGGGGTGGTTTCGGCCCTGAACCGGCCCATGACCACCGAGCGCGGGGCCTTCGGCAGCTTCATCCAGACCGATGCGGCCATCAATCCCGGCAACTCGGGCGGGCCGCTGCTCAACATCCACGGCCAGCTCATCGGCATCACCACCGCCATCCGGGCCGGGGCCGAGGGCATCGGCTTCGCCATTCCGGTGAACAAGGCCAAGCTCGTGGTCCGCGAGCTGCTCGACACCGGCCATGTGGCCCCCATCTGGCTCGGCCTCTTCGGCCAGGACGTGGATCAGGCCACGGCGCGGTATTTCCGGCTCAGAAGCCTGAGCGGGCTGCTGGTGGCCGAGGTCCATCCCGATACACCGGCCGCGGCCGCGGACATCCGGCCCGGAGACATCGTCCTGGACTTCAACGGCCGCGAGCTGACGGGCAAGGACGACTACCTGGCCAGGCTCTTCGGCGTGACCCGCACCGAGACCGTGACGCTGACAGTGCTGCGAGACGGTCAGGAGCGCGGATTGACCCTGCGTCCCCAGCCCCTGGACCGGGCCAGGGCGCTGGAGCTGGTGCTCGCCCGCTGGGGCTTCGAGCTGGTGGACCGCCAGGGGGGCGGGGCCGAAGTGACGCGGGTGAGGCCCGGCAGCGCGGCCGCCCAACTGGGGCTGCAACCGGGCGACATCATTCATCAGATAGGCAACAGGCGGCTGGCCTCCGGCCTTGACCTGCTCAACGCTTTTTTGCGAAACAGGATGAACAATGCCGTGTTCATGCGCGTTCAGCGCGGGCGCGGTCTCTACCATGTCCGGCTGACGCTGTAG
- a CDS encoding radical SAM protein translates to MTRKCNFRCEYCYFPHDNTPVTQILPVDRIRAFLDATGREWTVGMTGGEPFIYPGFVDICAALTRHHRIGVDTNLSMSSRVREFARRIDPARVQDLYVALHIKERERVRGVAAFIDNARLLADSGFKVIVNYVVHPELETRFAADCEFFARHGIGITPRPFRGEHQGRRYPEAYGERAHAIFADHPEQGLKVAFNFMGVPCHAGRTLLRLDEDGTVYRCPGDKTVLGNVLGEVRLFDGPQPCVRPRCPCRGLDHVLLDAVGQRLVRGVQFAVVGDLDASEASFGQALDLAPGHPCAENNLGVIAFRRGDRAAAVERFAAAHSARSGKADYLDNLAMARGPGPDRDPKICLDVHPAAGK, encoded by the coding sequence ATGACGCGGAAGTGCAATTTTCGCTGCGAATACTGCTACTTCCCCCACGACAACACCCCCGTTACCCAGATTCTGCCCGTGGACCGGATACGCGCCTTTCTTGATGCCACGGGCCGGGAGTGGACCGTGGGCATGACCGGGGGCGAGCCCTTCATCTATCCAGGTTTCGTGGACATCTGCGCCGCCCTGACCCGGCATCACCGCATCGGCGTGGACACCAACCTCTCGATGTCCTCCAGGGTGCGCGAGTTCGCCCGGCGCATTGATCCGGCCCGCGTACAGGATCTCTACGTGGCCTTGCATATCAAGGAGCGCGAGCGCGTCAGGGGGGTGGCCGCATTCATCGACAACGCCCGGCTGCTGGCGGATTCCGGGTTCAAGGTCATCGTCAACTACGTGGTCCACCCGGAGCTTGAGACACGGTTCGCTGCCGACTGCGAGTTTTTTGCCCGCCACGGCATAGGCATCACTCCGCGTCCCTTTCGGGGCGAGCATCAGGGGCGGCGCTACCCCGAGGCCTACGGCGAGCGGGCACACGCCATCTTTGCCGACCATCCCGAGCAGGGACTCAAGGTCGCCTTCAACTTCATGGGCGTGCCCTGCCACGCCGGGCGTACGCTTCTGCGCCTGGACGAGGACGGCACGGTCTATCGTTGTCCGGGCGACAAGACCGTGCTCGGCAACGTGCTCGGCGAGGTGCGCCTGTTTGACGGGCCGCAGCCCTGCGTTCGGCCGCGTTGTCCCTGCCGGGGGCTGGACCATGTGCTTCTCGACGCTGTCGGCCAACGGCTTGTCCGCGGGGTGCAATTTGCCGTGGTGGGAGACCTCGACGCCTCGGAAGCCTCCTTTGGGCAGGCCCTTGACCTCGCCCCCGGGCACCCCTGCGCCGAAAACAATCTGGGCGTCATCGCCTTCCGGCGCGGGGACAGGGCCGCCGCTGTTGAGCGGTTCGCCGCCGCCCATAGTGCCCGGTCGGGCAAGGCGGA
- a CDS encoding class I SAM-dependent methyltransferase: MQDQRRYWTERGRDKTFTTPFRMDVFQEHVDRDARVLDFGCGYGRTLAELAAAGYTGLTGIDFSEPLIERGRAEHPGLDLVAYPGGPLPFGDNVFDAAMMLGVFTCIVETRAQAEALLELKRVLRPGGLLYVNDFLLNRDRRNLDRYKIGHEKYGIYGIFDVDDGGIMRHHDRNHMEALFLDFETVVFEETVFETMHGHLSNGFWALLRLPA; this comes from the coding sequence ATGCAGGATCAACGAAGATACTGGACGGAGCGGGGAAGGGACAAGACCTTCACCACGCCGTTCAGGATGGACGTTTTTCAGGAACATGTGGACAGGGACGCACGGGTGCTCGACTTCGGCTGCGGCTACGGGCGGACCCTGGCCGAGTTGGCCGCGGCGGGGTACACCGGCCTGACCGGCATTGATTTTTCCGAGCCCCTCATCGAGCGCGGCCGGGCCGAGCATCCGGGCCTGGACCTCGTTGCCTATCCGGGCGGTCCGCTTCCCTTCGGGGACAACGTCTTTGACGCGGCCATGATGCTCGGCGTGTTCACCTGCATCGTCGAGACCAGGGCCCAGGCCGAGGCCCTGCTGGAGCTCAAGCGGGTGCTGCGCCCGGGCGGGCTGCTCTACGTCAACGACTTTCTGCTCAACCGCGACCGGCGCAACCTCGACCGCTACAAGATCGGCCATGAAAAGTACGGTATTTACGGCATTTTTGACGTGGATGACGGCGGGATCATGCGTCACCATGACCGCAACCACATGGAAGCCCTGTTTCTCGATTTCGAGACGGTGGTTTTCGAGGAGACGGTCTTCGAGACCATGCACGGCCACCTCTCCAACGGATTCTGGGCTTTGCTGCGGCTTCCCGCCTGA
- a CDS encoding DMT family transporter yields the protein MNSRILRADILLFVTAAIWGFAFVAQRMGMDHIGPLTFNGVRFALGALALVPLVVYMEKRRTPGFVGTDRKKMAAGGGLLGLALFCGATLQQMGLAAPQLATMGFEASTAGKAGFITGLYVVFVPIFGLMLAQRPGWGTWLGASLAVVGMYLLSVTSGVSIAFGDLLILIGALFWAGHVLLIGKLSPGMDAVDAVKLSTVQFAACAALSLIGAVATEEIALAGLRSAALPIAYGGLMSVGVAYTLQVVAQRDAQPAHAAIILSLEAVFAVVGGWLMLGELLSLRALIGCGLMLAGMILSQLKP from the coding sequence GTGAACAGCCGCATTCTCCGGGCAGACATCCTGCTCTTCGTCACCGCCGCCATCTGGGGCTTCGCCTTTGTGGCCCAGCGCATGGGCATGGACCACATCGGCCCCCTGACCTTCAACGGGGTGCGCTTCGCCCTGGGCGCCCTGGCCCTGGTTCCGCTGGTGGTGTACATGGAAAAACGCCGCACTCCCGGTTTTGTGGGCACGGACAGGAAAAAAATGGCCGCGGGCGGCGGGCTGCTCGGGCTGGCCCTGTTCTGCGGGGCCACCCTCCAGCAGATGGGGCTGGCCGCGCCGCAACTGGCGACCATGGGCTTTGAGGCGTCCACCGCGGGCAAGGCGGGGTTCATCACCGGACTCTATGTGGTCTTCGTGCCCATCTTCGGCCTGATGCTGGCCCAGCGGCCCGGATGGGGCACTTGGCTCGGCGCATCACTGGCCGTGGTGGGCATGTACCTGCTCTCGGTCACTTCGGGGGTCTCCATCGCCTTTGGCGACCTGCTCATCCTCATCGGTGCGCTTTTCTGGGCCGGGCATGTGCTGCTCATCGGCAAGCTCTCGCCCGGCATGGACGCGGTGGACGCGGTCAAGCTCTCCACAGTCCAATTCGCGGCCTGCGCCGCCTTGAGCCTCATCGGAGCCGTTGCCACCGAGGAGATTGCCCTGGCCGGGCTGCGTAGCGCGGCCCTGCCCATCGCCTACGGCGGGCTCATGTCCGTGGGCGTGGCCTACACCCTCCAGGTGGTGGCCCAACGCGACGCCCAGCCCGCCCACGCGGCCATCATCCTGAGCCTTGAGGCCGTGTTCGCGGTTGTGGGCGGCTGGCTGATGCTCGGCGAACTGCTCTCCCTGCGCGCCCTGATCGGCTGCGGCCTGATGCTGGCGGGCATGATCTTAAGCCAGCTCAAACCCTGA
- a CDS encoding GNAT family N-acetyltransferase, which produces MTATLRPAEASDIDAICTLLHTHMNPEYPVERWKRLFAAPWCAESPDMGIVAEDAGRIVGFHGHVCSHRPIGSRRERFLNFTSWYLLKEYRGQGLGRAMIEMATADPDVTYTVISLSPKRLDFFKKMGLDVLDTERLLWRKDGHEFENLELIHDPEVMMTRANPDEVKVLKDHLGLAVTPVLVSTRCTQCLLLLSIAAKGNNVTYYDVLYRSNPGLFTDRAPDIAQALLPEGDCVLAADRRFVEKVGDGAEVEAIPSPRFYKSSRIKPRNVDLAYSEIVLLGQKLD; this is translated from the coding sequence ATGACCGCCACCCTGCGCCCCGCCGAAGCCAGCGACATCGACGCCATCTGCACCCTGCTGCACACCCACATGAATCCCGAATATCCCGTTGAGCGGTGGAAACGCCTCTTTGCCGCCCCCTGGTGCGCGGAAAGCCCGGACATGGGCATCGTGGCAGAGGACGCGGGACGCATCGTGGGCTTTCACGGCCATGTCTGCTCCCATCGGCCCATCGGCTCCCGGCGCGAGCGGTTTCTCAACTTCACCTCCTGGTACCTCCTCAAGGAATACCGGGGCCAGGGGCTGGGCCGGGCCATGATCGAGATGGCCACTGCAGACCCGGACGTGACCTACACTGTCATCTCCCTGTCTCCCAAGCGACTTGATTTTTTTAAAAAGATGGGCCTTGACGTGCTCGACACCGAGCGACTGCTCTGGCGCAAGGACGGCCACGAGTTCGAGAACCTCGAACTTATTCACGACCCCGAGGTGATGATGACCCGGGCCAACCCCGACGAGGTCAAGGTGCTCAAGGACCATCTGGGCCTGGCCGTGACCCCGGTGCTGGTTTCCACGCGCTGCACCCAGTGCCTGCTGCTGCTCTCCATCGCCGCCAAGGGCAACAACGTCACCTACTACGACGTGCTCTACCGCAGCAATCCCGGCCTGTTCACCGACCGGGCGCCCGACATAGCCCAGGCCCTGCTGCCCGAAGGCGACTGTGTGCTGGCCGCCGACCGCCGCTTTGTGGAAAAAGTCGGCGACGGGGCCGAGGTGGAGGCCATCCCCTCGCCGCGCTTTTACAAATCCTCCCGGATAAAGCCGCGCAACGTGGATCTCGCCTACTCAGAGATCGTCCTGCTGGGCCAGAAGCTGGATTGA